The Apodemus sylvaticus chromosome 5, mApoSyl1.1, whole genome shotgun sequence genome has a segment encoding these proteins:
- the LOC127684360 gene encoding olfactory receptor 4P4-like, which yields MENLKNVTDFIFTGLWENRQIELLFFLLFLLCYLAVLVGNSVILLTITCSHLIEQPIYYFLCHLSLMDLCYTSTVIPRLIRDLASARKNISYNECMTQLFTAHLLAGVEIFILVSMALDRYVAIVKPLHYMTIMSRKRCDMLIVTAWILGFWHSIALLLMVLSLPFCGPNHINHYLCDIKPLLKLVCKDVHVVSTLAIANSGMVLVAIFTVLLVSYILILYSLRTRSSAGLRKALSTCSSHIMVVVLFFGPCIYTYTLPAQSENKDKEISVFYTVIAPMLNPLIYTLRNSERKSAMYKVWSRLSHS from the coding sequence ATGGAAAATCTCAAAAATgtcacagattttatttttaccgGACTTTGGGAGAATAGACAAATAGAGCTTCTGTTCTTCCTCTTGTTCCTGCTTTGCTACCTGGCTGTCTTAGTGGGGAACTCTGTTATCCTACTCACCATCACCTGCAGCCACTTAATCGAACAACCAATATATTACTTTCTCTGTCATCTTTCCCTCATGGACCTCTGCTACACCTCCACTGTGATTCCCAGGCTCATCAGGGACTTGGCCTCAGCAAGAAAAAACATTTCCTATAATGAGTGTATGACCCAGCTCTTCACTGCCCACTTGCTGGCCGGTGTGGAAATCTTCATCCTGGTGTCCATGGCATTGGACCGCTATGTTGCCATTGTCAAGCCCCTGCATTACATGACTATCATGAGCAGGAAGAGATGTGACATGTTGATTGTCACAGCCTGGATACTGGGGTTCTGGCACTCCATTGCTTTACTACTCATGGTGCTCAGTCTACCGTTCTGTGGTCCCAACCACATCAATCACTACTTGTGTGACATCAAGCCTCTTTTGAAGTTGGTCTGCAAAGATGTTCATGTTGTTAGTACCTTAGCAATTGCCAACTCTGGGATGGTGCTTGTTGCCATTTTTACTGTACTACTTGTTTCTTACATACTCATATTGTATTCTCTGAGGACAAGATCATCTGCAGGGCTACGCAAAGCACTCTCAACCTGTAGCTCACACATAATGgtggtagttttattttttgggCCCTGTATTTATACCTATACTTTACCTGCACAAAGTGAGAACAAGGATAAGGAAATTTCTGTGTTTTACACTGTGATTGCCCCCATGTTGAATCCCCTCATCTACACACTCAGAAACAGTGAGAGGAAAAGCGCCATGTACAAGGTGTGGTCTCGGCTGTCACACTCATAG